A window of the Gemmatimonadota bacterium genome harbors these coding sequences:
- a CDS encoding N-acetylmuramoyl-L-alanine amidase-like domain-containing protein: MALAAAVALAGCEAVPRTSAGLEAPEQAEAVAQEGATELDGAPEQVVAAIPHESDEDWAIAREALEWAWDRQLGSLPVGEVAAMIGRTFVGTPYVPGSLELPGPEGLVVNLHSFDCVTLVEHLLVLSRLTVREPRAILSDEAAFRVRYRAELTQVRYRGGVLDGYPSRLHYFSEWLRDAEAKGLVRDVTRELGGIQDPRPIQFMSSNPGSYRQLGDDPAYLAAIRATEAELNTLPRYFVPEDRIAEVEAGIQNGDVIAAVSTVEGLDIAHTGVAIWRDGRVHLLHAPLVGDSVEVSDVPLADRIRAISGQSGIMVARPLQP; this comes from the coding sequence ATGGCCCTGGCCGCGGCGGTCGCTCTCGCCGGGTGCGAGGCGGTCCCCCGCACGAGCGCGGGGCTCGAGGCGCCCGAGCAAGCCGAGGCGGTCGCCCAGGAAGGGGCGACTGAGCTGGACGGCGCGCCCGAGCAGGTGGTCGCGGCGATTCCCCACGAAAGCGACGAAGATTGGGCGATCGCCCGGGAGGCCCTCGAGTGGGCATGGGATCGCCAACTCGGCTCCCTCCCCGTCGGTGAAGTCGCCGCCATGATTGGCAGGACCTTCGTGGGAACGCCGTACGTACCGGGGTCGCTCGAGCTTCCAGGTCCCGAAGGGCTCGTCGTGAATCTGCATTCGTTCGACTGTGTCACCCTGGTGGAACATCTCCTCGTCCTATCCCGCCTTACGGTGCGGGAGCCCCGCGCGATTCTTTCGGACGAAGCGGCGTTCCGGGTACGGTATCGGGCCGAGCTCACGCAAGTGCGGTACCGGGGAGGGGTGCTGGATGGGTATCCGAGCCGGCTCCACTACTTCTCCGAGTGGCTGAGGGACGCGGAGGCGAAGGGGCTCGTGCGTGACGTCACGCGGGAGCTCGGGGGGATTCAGGACCCCCGGCCGATCCAGTTCATGAGCTCGAATCCCGGATCCTATCGGCAATTGGGCGATGATCCGGCCTATCTCGCCGCCATTCGAGCCACGGAGGCGGAGCTCAACACCCTTCCGCGTTATTTCGTCCCGGAGGATCGGATCGCCGAGGTCGAGGCGGGGATCCAGAACGGGGACGTTATCGCGGCCGTCAGCACCGTCGAAGGGCTCGATATCGCGCACACCGGAGTCGCGATCTGGAGGGATGGACGGGTGCACCTCCTCCACGCTCCTCTCGTCGGGGACTCTGTGGAAGTCTCCGACGTGCCGCTCGCCGACCGGATCCGGGCGATTTCCGGGCAGAGCGGAATCATGGTCGCGCGTCCGCTCCAGCCTTGA